One genomic region from Sphingobacterium multivorum encodes:
- the rplS gene encoding 50S ribosomal protein L19 — MDLVKFVEEQAVVKNEIPAFKAGDTISVHYKIREGNKERVQVYQGVVIQLNSEGANATFTVRKISNGVGVERIFPVNSPNIEKIEVNSYGKVRRAKLFYLRGLTGKAARIKSKRI, encoded by the coding sequence ATGGATTTAGTAAAATTTGTAGAAGAACAAGCGGTAGTAAAGAATGAAATTCCCGCTTTCAAAGCTGGAGATACCATCAGCGTTCATTATAAAATTCGCGAAGGAAATAAGGAGCGTGTACAGGTGTACCAAGGTGTAGTAATTCAATTAAACAGCGAAGGTGCTAACGCTACTTTTACCGTTCGTAAAATCTCAAACGGTGTAGGTGTTGAACGTATTTTCCCTGTAAACTCACCAAACATTGAAAAAATTGAAGTAAACAGCTACGGTAAAGTTCGTCGCGCGAAATTATTCTATTTACGCGGCCTTACTGGTAAAGCTGCTCGTATTAAATCGAAAAGAATCTAA